The segment CAGTGATCTACAACAAACTGAATGGTTGTAATTTaccctctcattctccctctaaTTTCATACACCATTATAATGTGCAGTGAAAATGCTGTTTTAAACCACACATGTGATAAAGGGTATGCTTATAATGTTTAAAACCAATAAAAACAATTGTGTGTTTGTAACTGCAAACATACCGacatgtggagtgtgtgtgtgcgcgtgtgtgtgaaagggaaaGAAATAGCAAACATCAGATCAAATTGAAAGATTTCTCTTAACAAGAATGTAGTTTCCTGTAATCTGTAGCAAAATGATTTGTTCCAGGCATGCAAGGCAGTTTGGAAATATACATGAAAATACAGCATCTTAATCAAAATGTGTGACACAATGCAATTTTCTGGCGCAGATGGAAAAACGTTACCGAAACATTTTGGCCTGCCAACTTGGAATAAAAAATAGGACCACAACGGAAGTTACTCTGCTCTGCATTGCATCATATTTTTCCATGTCCATAAAAACCAAATATTCTTTAgtccttaaaacaaaagacCAGGATTTAAcagatgtaaataaataaatgttgtctgGCTGGGAGCATTATCAAGTGCCTTGCATGATTACTACTTCTACTTCCTTTCCAGTCATAAGACAGGCCTGAGGCAGCAAGTTCATTCTGAGGTTGGTCATGTATTCAGGAGTCACACACCCATCCTAACTCCTGCGGTTCCGTACCCTGTGTTTGATGGAGAGAAGGGTCTCGTCCATGGGTCCAAGGTCATCTCGCAAATACAGATCCCCACGTTTCATCCCTCCTTTCTTTTtccacctctctgcctctctgctcttcctactcttctccctgctctggctccttctccccctctcttgactgttcctcctcttctgcaGTGGAGGTGAGGAGTCCCTATAGCGGTTCCTGTGCATGTCTTTGGCATGGCTCTCTTTGTCAAAGCCATCCCATGTGGTGGTCCCTAGCCCCCCTTCACGCCTGGCCTGGGCTTCTCTCCTCAGCATCTTTACCTTCCGCCTCTCCCTGCGTCTTTCTGGCCATGtcttcctcctacccccctccctccgagcCTCCAGGCCCCTCTTCTTGGGAGCTGGGGGCTCCTCCTCACCGCTGGCCTCTGTAAGCTCAGAAGCCCTCTTGTGCTCTGGAAGCGAGGTGTCGCCAATCTGTGTCGAGTCTGGGTTTGGGCAAAATCAATTTGCTATTTATATATACTCAGCTACTGTAgttgtgagtgtatgtgcgttTGCATGCTGATTAAGTGAAAACACATATTAcccctgcatttcttctgtATCCCAGCATCGTCTATGAGGTTGTCTCGCAAGTCATCATAGCGACAGAcatatgggagggagggaaacgtCCCACTGATCATCCTTCTCACGGTACACTCCTGCAAAAGAGAAACCGAGCAACGGTTTCCCCCCCCATCTCAAAAGAATGAGATGGGGGGGAAAAGGATAACGACAAAACGACGAGAGTAAATTAGAGAAGGAACCAGTCCATCACACAGGTAATGTGTgacggaagaggagagcaggagagaggagagaatgttcTCATTCATACATGCCCATAGTGTCCTCTCCTGGAGCAGTTGTAGCAGTGGGCGGAACGATTCCTGTAATTGGGGGCGTGGTCTCTGTGTGGCCTGTGGGGTACTCGGTCTTGAGTCTGAGGAAGGTGAAAACACAGATGTAAGAGGGCTTAAGTCCAGCACTTCAAcactcctcttttcttctctttccacCAATCACGGTGACTCACTGTGAGGTGGTACTGTCTCCATGTGTCTGGGCAGCCCTGTCGTGAATGCAGAGAAACCCATAAGGACAGAGTACAGGCATGGAACAAAGCATGTCAGAAAaaaacagacaggtaaacaacaAACCGAAAAAAAGTACAAGTAcagtttttatttattcatagCAAAACCTCACAACCTACAAGCTAATggttgtgtgtaaacacaacgatggacAAACATTTCCTGATAGACTTTATCAGaggcaccacacaaacacagaaaatacatatgcacacacacacacacaggcagtggacatgcacacagactcacatcagAGAGGTGGCCAGTCATCCCACAGCGGTGGCAGTGCTGGTACCAGACAGGGGGCTTTGGGCAGGCCTGGTACCCATGGGAGGGGAGTCCGCAGCTGGGACAGTGCCGGCCAGGACAGGCCCTCTGGAAGTGGCCCTGAagcccacacagcacacaggtgGGTCGCTTCTACGGACAGAAACACCAAGCTGGTGACTAGTGATCCATTTCAAGCATCATTGTCAATGCAGTATAAAGTATACACCGTTCTGTGTGTATACACTGttctgtgtgtacactgtgtttgtggggggggtccTACCCTGGGGATGGGGCAGTTCCTGACCAGATGTCCTGTCTTGTTGCAGTTGTGACAGGTCAGACTCCGGTCGGGGGTGTAATAGCGGCTGGGTCGTGATTGGTTGTATACTCCCTGGGCATTAAAGAGAACCATGACAACACCTCCTAGCCAGCCAATCATCTCAGACCAAATGTGCCTCTCACAGACTACtctttaacagatgaaattaaaTGTTTATATATAGTACATCCCCTTCGTGATTTTGCCGTAATGATGAGACTACTACCTTGTCTTTTGCTGATATGGCCCAGTCGGGATTAAAGGCAATTTTTGACTTCTGTTCCTCTGTTGGGATGACAGAACACTTCAGAACAAGGCTCCAAGAACATAACCGGTGGGACCATAATACTGTGTGGATAATGTGCCTGCTTAATCAACTACTAAGGGCATCCTTGCTTAAAATACAACAAATGCACAAGTTTCTGGATGATTTATTCAATATATTCCACTGTGGTAGTAAAAACGTTCCACAGTCATTCAGAAAGTCTGTTGAACTGTCACAGTTCTAACTGCAAACTTTTCATTGCCTTTGTAGTTTTCACTATTGGGGAAAATACAGAACTTTCCCTCTGTATATGTAACTCAGTGTGTACATGCTTTATTGTTTGTGTAATAATTGTATGAGGACCTCAGACACTCTGTTTTGTCTTTGGAACTTTTATTGCTTAAGGGAACTCAACCTCAGCCTCTACAATGTTAAAACTCAACTGCTATTGTATGTAACTTTCTGTCAGGGGAACTGTCACTGTGTAACTATCATTATGTGTGGAACTCCCATTGTCTATGGAACACATTGTGGAAGTATTGTTGTATGTGGAAGTCTTGTTGTATGTGGAAGTCTTGTTGTATGTGGAACTCTTGTTGTATGTGGAAGTCTTGTTGTATGTGGAACTCTCCTCATCTGTGGAACTCTGCCTTGGTCACTAATAGGTTAGTGCTCTGTCCTATCTGGTCTGGTGTTATGTCAGTTGTTCCGCCTGGTCCTCACCCTCATCTCCAGAATCTGACTCTGAACTTCCACTGCTCCAGTAGCCCAGGTTGAGCTGAATTTTCCTGTCTccatcctgctcctcttcttccaGGATCATCCACTCCTCTATGGGCTCGTCACAGTCCACGTCCTGATCCTCTTGGTCTGAGTTTCGGCCATCCCTGGAGGATGGACTGGGGCACCTGACTTGTTTATATCGGCATGCGGAAAAGGCCAGAACTAGGGGAGGAGAGTTGCCTGGAATGGCGAGGGGAACCCTTTGTGAGCTGGGTGTCCGTTGTAATGAACTAAAACCCaactcactttctccctctgaGGCACTGTCACATCCCTCAATGTAGTGTACGTTGTATCGTCGTACAGTTAGTTCAGCGCCATCCGTCTTTTTCCCACCAAACATCAGTTAACCAGACATATCACCGTACAATAAACATATTGCAGGAAATGAACCCCATAGTAATTTTTTGGTTGAACAGCTCTAAACGTCATGTGCCTtagcattagctagctagcctggctAAATACCTGTCAAAAAAGACACGTGTAGTAGTAGTCATGTGTAATGATtaataatataaaaaaaatacaaaaagaatCGTGCTCATAAAATTTCTTATTTTTACATATGATATATTCCAAATTATCTCATAGAAAAGACGGCTAGTTTATGCCACTCTGAGTTTTCAATGCAAAGCTCCTCAGTGGATGACCGAAAACCATCGCAGGGTTTTACGCTACACGACGGTACAAACTCAAATATTTGTTGGACAACAAAAGTTGAAGTCGCTTAGTTTTATGCACTAGCGTAGTTTAGTACTGGGGAACTGTTTTTGTTAATGTCTTTCCTTGGCAGGCGACTCTGTAGTTAGTTTCGTTGCTATGCCAGATGGTTACCCAATTGAAAGTAGAGGTGTGCGTACATGGCATGCGCTGTTTAGAAGGTGCCAAAAAGCTTCAGAAAACGGCGCTGCACCAAGCAGTGTGATCCCACCTTTGAGCATCTGTATTTGAACTGCACCTTTCATGTAGGCTGATCTCAACATTTCTTTGTTATTCCTTTAGTCAGTTCCCACACTTGAAGTAGATTATATAGGCTAGTCTATAGATTAAAGCAAATTACTATTCTTCCAACAATTAAATACAATATTTGAAACATTTGGATTTACTTTTGTGATGGAGATACGCTGCGGCAAAGTACCACTCAACATGCAAAGTAAGTAGAAGTGTTCTTGCCAATGATCTATTGATGTATCCTACTTCGCTAGATTATATTAGCGAAACATTTTCTACAATAatattaaagtgtgtgtggtctagAGAGTCTGTGTGGCAAGCGCTGTGCAACAAACGGAACGTGCATAAAGTTGATCCATAAATGTCTCCAATGCCCAGGGCACGGTGGGGTGAACCAGCTGGGTGGGGTGTTTGTTAACGGACGACCGTTACCACAATTAGCCAGAAAGCGCATCGTGGATATGGCGCACCAGGGTGTTCGTCCGTGCGAAATATCCCGCCTGCTGCGCGTCAGTCACGGCTGCGTCAGCAAGATATTATCCAGGTGAAAATAACTCACATAAATTGTTATCAGATTATGTTGAGCACTGTGCATAACCACCACAGCTGCGTAAACTCCCTTTACTCAGGTTCCATGAGACGGGT is part of the Osmerus eperlanus chromosome 13, fOsmEpe2.1, whole genome shotgun sequence genome and harbors:
- the LOC134032803 gene encoding zinc finger CCHC domain-containing protein 7-like; translated protein: MFGGKKTDGAELTVRRYNVHYIEGCDSASEGESELGFSSLQRTPSSQRVPLAIPGNSPPLVLAFSACRYKQVRCPSPSSRDGRNSDQEDQDVDCDEPIEEWMILEEEEQDGDRKIQLNLGYWSSGSSESDSGDEEEQKSKIAFNPDWAISAKDKGVYNQSRPSRYYTPDRSLTCHNCNKTGHLVRNCPIPRKRPTCVLCGLQGHFQRACPGRHCPSCGLPSHGYQACPKPPVWYQHCHRCGMTGHLSDGCPDTWRQYHLTTQDRVPHRPHRDHAPNYRNRSAHCYNCSRRGHYGHECTVRRMISGTFPSLPYVCRYDDLRDNLIDDAGIQKKCRDSTQIGDTSLPEHKRASELTEASGEEEPPAPKKRGLEARREGGRRKTWPERRRERRKVKMLRREAQARREGGLGTTTWDGFDKESHAKDMHRNRYRDSSPPLQKRRNSQERGRRSQSREKSRKSREAERWKKKGGMKRGDLYLRDDLGPMDETLLSIKHRVRNRRS